The window TTCGCGGCGGCGCGATCGACCGTGCACCACCGCGGCGTCCTGAGCCCGTGGGCCCGGAGCAGGCGCTTCGCGATCACCTTGTTCGAGGTGAGGTAGATCGCGTCGGCGCTCGACCCCGTGTAGGGGAGCTCGAGATCGTCGAGGATCGACGGGACGACGTGGCCGTGCCGCCCGCTCTCGTCGAGGGAGTCGACGCAGTTGAAGACGAGCTTCGCGCCGAGATCCCGGAACGAGGACTCGTCGACGCTCCCGTTGACCGGCAGCTGGACGGGGCGATATCCGAGGCGGGTCAGCGCGGCCGAGACGTCGTCGATCTCGACGCGCTCGCTCCCATCTTCCTGAGAACAGATCTCGATGACCTCATCATAGACGACGGGGACCGTCATGGACTCCCTTGCGTTTGGAGACGAGAACCTATCGAAAATACCCGATCTGAGCCGATCGGCAACCCGTTAATCTCGAAAACCGCGCCGGGCCGCTCGACTACCTCGCCTCGAGCTCCAGCGTGCTGATCGAGTTGCGCTCGACGAAGCGATCGATCTGCGCCCGCAGCGCGGCCGCGATGTCGGGGCGGGCCTGCATGGCGTTGCGCTTCTCCTTGGGATCCTCCCGCAGGTCGAACAGGAACTCGCGGCGCTCGTTCACCCAGCGGATCATCTTCCACCGCATCCCGGTCACCGACTTCTGGAACCGCTTCTTCGCGCCCTGCCCGAACGTCTTCTCGCTGAAGACCAGCCGATCGGCGTCGCGGTGCCCGGCGTAGAGGTACGGGAAGAGCGAGTCCCCGCGCAGGTAGGGCCGCTTCAGCCCTGCGGCGTTGAGCAGCGTCGCCGCGATGTCGACGTTCGCGACCGGCGTGTCGACGCGGCGCGGCGCGGCCCCGGGCGCCCAGACGACGAGCGGCACGTGGAGCAGCTCCTCGTAGAGCCCGTAGGCGTGGTTGCTCTTCCCGCGATCCTCCCGGAAGCCGTCGCCGTGATCCGCGCCGAAGACGACGACGGTCGGCGGCGCCCCGGGCGCGCGCACGAGGTCGAGCAGCTGGCCGACGTACCTGTCGGTGAACAGGATCTCGCCGTCGTACTTGTCCATCTGCGATCCCCCGAAACGCGGCCGCCCCTCGTGGTCGAGGTACTTGCCGTGCGGATCGTAGAAGTGCACCCACAGGAAGAACGGCCGCTTGCCCCGCCTGGCCTTCTGGTAGAGCGCCTTGGCGCTCGCCAGGATCCTCGGCGACGTCACGGTGTCGTTGGGGTGCGGCTTGCTCGCCGCCTGATCGGTCTCGTCGAACCCTTGCAGGAGGCCCCACCGCGGGCCGTTGGCGTAGCCTATCGAGGTGACGCTCATCGTCGCGTACCCCGCGCGCTTCAGGTGCTCCGCGAGGAGCGTCTCCCGCGGGTCGATCGCCGGCGGCATCAGGTCGTCGACGTAGCTGACCTGGTAGGAGTACTTCGAGGTCATGAGCGAGGGCATGGACGAGATCGTGCCGGTGCCCTGGCTGTACGCGCGGTCGAACACGACGCCGCCCTTCGCGTGCCGATCGAGCCGCGGCGTGGTCGCGCGCCCGTAGCCGTGCAGGCTCGTGTGGTCGGCGCGCAGCGCGTCCACGGTGACGAGCACGAGGTTCGGCTTCGCCGGGAAGCCCGGCGGCGGCGCGGCGTACGCCTTCGCGTTGCGCAGCTCCTGCGACCGGGCGGAGGCGTCCCCGGCGACGCAGTTCTCGTCGACGCCGTTGCCCGGGATCTCCGTGGCGCCCGGGCCGATCGACGCGTCGAACGGAGCGCAGTCCCCGCCGCCCAGGAAGGGCGACGCGCCGTCGCCGTCGAGGTCGCTCGCCGCGAGGAAGCCCGAGACGACGACGCTCGACGGGGTGTCCTGCTGCAGGGCGGCCTGCCGCACGGCCTCGACCTCGCCGAGCCCGAGCGCCGCCGCAGGTCCCAGGACGACGAGGCCGATCGTCCAGGCGCCCGTGCGCCGCC of the Pseudomonadota bacterium genome contains:
- a CDS encoding sulfatase — its product is MGSPVRDSLKTGALAGIAVGIVVGLAESCFALAAASSSRAPALGCALAPIFFLTLLAPVGAVGGGALGLWFWCWHGKGAVDLRAGAAERYRAFRAGAVAPLGWFWAVGLCVAAALAAGGTLYSAFDEAFENKPLAGVLCAAILLALCVALGVVLRRAFLGLGRAVASLRGRGLGRMLGSVGLAIASLAVVLAGIAVAAALAWDTLRDVGFELVAWIAALPCAFLLAFALAVAFSPRWTRWRRTGAWTIGLVVLGPAAALGLGEVEAVRQAALQQDTPSSVVVSGFLAASDLDGDGASPFLGGGDCAPFDASIGPGATEIPGNGVDENCVAGDASARSQELRNAKAYAAPPPGFPAKPNLVLVTVDALRADHTSLHGYGRATTPRLDRHAKGGVVFDRAYSQGTGTISSMPSLMTSKYSYQVSYVDDLMPPAIDPRETLLAEHLKRAGYATMSVTSIGYANGPRWGLLQGFDETDQAASKPHPNDTVTSPRILASAKALYQKARRGKRPFFLWVHFYDPHGKYLDHEGRPRFGGSQMDKYDGEILFTDRYVGQLLDLVRAPGAPPTVVVFGADHGDGFREDRGKSNHAYGLYEELLHVPLVVWAPGAAPRRVDTPVANVDIAATLLNAAGLKRPYLRGDSLFPYLYAGHRDADRLVFSEKTFGQGAKKRFQKSVTGMRWKMIRWVNERREFLFDLREDPKEKRNAMQARPDIAAALRAQIDRFVERNSISTLELEAR